A section of the Streptomyces sp. V3I8 genome encodes:
- a CDS encoding RNA polymerase sigma factor, translating into MLGDDAELTAAVLAAQYGDETAFRTVYRAVHPRLLGYVRTLVGDPDAEDVTSEAWLQIARDLERFSGDADRFRGWAARIARNRALDHIRMRGRRPAIGGDETELTGRAAESDTAGEAIEALATGRTLSLIAQLPQDQAEAVVLRVVVGLDAKTAADTLGKRPGAVRTAAHRGLKRLAELLGADPESAGSLSSVPPQRPSHEEPRTRAVTSAGVTRTPSRTQKDM; encoded by the coding sequence GTGCTGGGGGACGACGCGGAGCTGACCGCCGCGGTGCTTGCCGCACAGTACGGGGACGAGACCGCGTTCCGGACTGTGTACCGAGCCGTGCATCCACGGCTCCTGGGGTACGTGAGGACACTGGTCGGCGATCCGGACGCCGAGGACGTGACGTCCGAGGCCTGGCTGCAGATAGCCCGGGACCTGGAGCGGTTCAGCGGGGACGCGGACCGGTTCCGCGGGTGGGCGGCCCGGATAGCCCGCAACCGCGCGCTCGACCACATCCGCATGCGCGGCCGGCGCCCCGCCATAGGCGGCGACGAGACCGAACTCACCGGCAGGGCGGCCGAGTCCGACACCGCGGGCGAGGCCATCGAGGCCCTCGCCACCGGCCGCACCCTCTCCCTCATCGCCCAGCTCCCGCAGGACCAGGCGGAGGCCGTCGTGCTGCGCGTCGTCGTCGGCCTCGACGCGAAGACCGCCGCGGACACCCTCGGCAAACGGCCCGGCGCCGTCCGCACGGCGGCGCACCGCGGTCTCAAACGCCTCGCGGAGCTGCTCGGCGCGGATCCGGAATCTGCGGGCTCGCTGAGTTCGGTCCCCCCGCAGCGACCCTCGCACGAAGAGCCGCGTACCCGCGCGGTGACGTCCGCCGGTGTGACGCGTACGCCGTCGCGGACGCAGAAGGACATGTGA
- a CDS encoding RNA polymerase sigma factor, whose protein sequence is MRSSDGDLGAAVARAQQGDEAAFAVAYRIVQPGLLGYLRGLVGAEAEDVASDTWLEVARDLGRFRGDGAGFRGWTATIARHRALDHLRRQKVRPRASGVEQDLLGLPAAHSTEDQALESLGTDRALELLAGLPRDQAEAVLLRVVVGLDGPTAARVLGKRPGAVRTAAHRGLKRLARHLGADAVTDDVPRTPGESG, encoded by the coding sequence GTGCGGTCGTCCGACGGGGACCTGGGCGCGGCCGTCGCGCGGGCGCAGCAGGGGGACGAGGCGGCCTTCGCGGTCGCCTACCGGATCGTGCAGCCGGGACTCCTCGGGTACCTGCGGGGGCTGGTCGGCGCCGAGGCGGAGGACGTGGCCTCGGACACCTGGCTGGAGGTGGCCCGGGACCTGGGACGGTTCCGCGGTGACGGGGCGGGGTTCCGCGGCTGGACCGCGACCATCGCCCGGCACCGGGCCCTCGACCACCTGCGGCGGCAGAAGGTGCGGCCGCGGGCCTCCGGGGTCGAACAGGACCTGCTCGGCCTGCCCGCCGCGCACAGCACGGAGGACCAGGCCCTGGAGTCCCTCGGGACGGACCGCGCCCTGGAACTGCTGGCGGGCCTGCCGCGCGACCAGGCGGAGGCCGTGCTGCTGCGGGTCGTCGTGGGCCTCGACGGTCCCACGGCCGCGCGTGTCCTCGGCAAACGCCCCGGCGCGGTACGCACCGCCGCCCACCGGGGCCTCAAGCGCCTGGCCCGGCACCTCGGGGCCGATGCTGTGACGGATGACGTGCCCAGGACGCCGGGGGAGTCGGGATGA
- a CDS encoding FG-GAP-like repeat-containing protein gives MKRRAWLTIGAVVLGGAGAVTYAVANPSDGPSADAARTKRSVKVHELTMESAGTGRREVGRTSTRQFSLLGISWTGAKTELDGTAQVRTRALGTGGWTGWQNLDLEPHPVDQAEPGAEEARGASDPLWVGPSDGVEARVVAAGGASSGLPEGLELALVDPGVTSAEARNKALGTSAGTPTAAAASTAASLTNAAFVAEDPTGSAQPADPTGAAPDSPSPAAPEPTSAGPASSAPAEPAGSTPASAPESTPASPTPAPVPSPPPSTVTQPVIVPRAQWGADESTVKDPPEYVEKVSAVFVHHTVGTNDYSCAESPALVRGIMAYHVQAEQWNDIGYNFLVDKCGRVFEGRGGGIDLPVRGAHTYGFNGDSAGIAVLGDFEGAAATATTPAKAAGRPTRAALESVARVAAWKLGQYGGDPSGKVTLTAAADTGVWKAGEQATLNTVSGHRDGFATECPGKNLYAKLGEIRRYASSPARNSAVPTADFNGDGISDLVAGTPEQGSGWLTLVPGGLNGPVSAARVKLNQGTANVPGAAESGDRWGAATAVGDINGDGYADIAIGAPGEDDTTGHKDRGAVTILYGPKFDLGADTMALGDDYEPAGARFGATVAVGDFNADGKADVFTAATGTGGNWAARFDDGHEVAGDLTSADGALSYADAATGDFNRDGYADVALTYLDQSGAGKVTWFKGSRSLGLAKVSTLSVKGGRSLAAGDVNGNGYDDIVIGQPYTAESGAKAGGQVTVVPGTSTGFTTTGMTTVHQGTAGVEGAAESGDAMGWSVSTGDFNADGYADVLTGAPNEDITRSGANRADAGAVWLLKGASAGLTGTGSLSFSQDTAGVPGSTEKNDRLGTSVSLTDVSGHGRAHLLIGAEGEDAYNGTLLHLPSTASGVSVAGSAYYGVTQLGTATGARLGQVLTP, from the coding sequence ATGAAGCGGCGGGCGTGGCTGACGATCGGGGCCGTGGTCCTGGGCGGGGCGGGCGCCGTGACGTACGCCGTCGCGAACCCGAGTGACGGTCCGTCGGCCGACGCCGCGCGCACCAAGCGGTCCGTGAAGGTGCACGAGCTCACGATGGAGAGCGCCGGCACCGGCCGCCGCGAGGTCGGGCGGACGAGCACGCGGCAGTTCTCGCTGCTCGGCATCTCCTGGACCGGAGCGAAGACCGAACTCGACGGCACCGCCCAGGTCCGGACCCGGGCCCTCGGCACGGGCGGGTGGACCGGCTGGCAGAACCTGGACCTGGAACCGCACCCGGTCGACCAGGCGGAGCCGGGCGCGGAGGAGGCGCGCGGCGCGTCCGATCCGCTGTGGGTCGGCCCGAGCGACGGTGTCGAGGCCCGGGTCGTGGCCGCGGGGGGCGCCTCTTCCGGGCTGCCCGAGGGACTCGAACTCGCCCTCGTGGACCCGGGCGTGACCTCGGCCGAGGCGAGGAACAAGGCGCTGGGCACGTCCGCGGGCACCCCCACGGCCGCGGCTGCCTCCACGGCTGCCTCCCTGACCAACGCCGCCTTCGTCGCCGAGGACCCGACCGGCTCCGCGCAACCGGCGGATCCGACGGGCGCGGCCCCCGACTCCCCCTCCCCGGCCGCGCCGGAGCCGACGAGCGCCGGGCCGGCGAGCAGCGCTCCGGCGGAGCCGGCGGGCAGCACCCCGGCGAGCGCGCCGGAGAGCACCCCGGCCTCCCCGACGCCCGCCCCGGTGCCGTCCCCGCCGCCGTCCACCGTGACGCAGCCCGTGATCGTCCCCCGCGCCCAGTGGGGCGCCGACGAGTCGACGGTCAAGGACCCGCCGGAGTACGTCGAGAAGGTCAGCGCGGTCTTCGTGCACCACACGGTCGGCACGAACGACTACAGCTGCGCCGAGTCCCCGGCGCTGGTGCGCGGCATCATGGCGTACCACGTGCAGGCCGAGCAGTGGAACGACATCGGCTACAACTTCCTGGTCGACAAGTGCGGCCGGGTCTTCGAGGGCCGCGGGGGCGGCATCGACCTGCCGGTGCGCGGTGCCCACACGTACGGCTTCAACGGCGACTCGGCCGGCATCGCCGTCCTCGGCGACTTCGAGGGCGCCGCGGCGACCGCCACCACCCCGGCGAAGGCCGCGGGCAGGCCGACCCGGGCCGCCCTGGAGTCCGTGGCGCGGGTCGCCGCGTGGAAGCTCGGCCAGTACGGCGGCGACCCGAGCGGCAAGGTCACGCTGACCGCCGCCGCCGACACCGGCGTGTGGAAGGCGGGCGAGCAGGCCACGCTGAACACCGTCTCCGGCCACCGCGACGGCTTCGCCACCGAGTGCCCCGGCAAGAACCTGTACGCGAAGCTCGGCGAGATCCGCCGGTACGCCTCCAGCCCGGCCAGGAACTCCGCAGTCCCGACCGCCGACTTCAACGGTGACGGCATCAGCGATCTCGTCGCCGGCACGCCCGAGCAGGGCAGCGGCTGGCTCACCCTCGTGCCCGGCGGTCTGAACGGCCCCGTGTCCGCCGCCAGGGTGAAGCTCAACCAGGGCACCGCCAACGTGCCCGGAGCCGCCGAGTCCGGCGACCGGTGGGGCGCGGCCACGGCCGTGGGCGACATCAACGGCGACGGCTACGCGGACATCGCGATCGGCGCCCCCGGCGAGGACGACACGACCGGTCACAAGGACCGCGGCGCGGTGACGATCCTGTACGGCCCGAAGTTCGACCTCGGCGCCGACACCATGGCGCTGGGCGACGACTACGAGCCGGCCGGCGCGCGGTTCGGCGCGACGGTCGCGGTCGGCGACTTCAACGCCGACGGCAAGGCGGACGTCTTCACGGCGGCCACCGGCACGGGCGGCAACTGGGCGGCCCGGTTCGACGACGGCCACGAGGTCGCCGGCGACCTCACCTCCGCCGACGGCGCCCTCTCCTACGCGGACGCCGCCACCGGCGACTTCAACCGGGACGGCTACGCGGACGTGGCGCTCACGTACCTCGACCAGTCCGGCGCCGGCAAGGTGACCTGGTTCAAGGGCTCCAGGTCCCTCGGCCTGGCGAAGGTGTCCACGCTCTCCGTGAAGGGCGGCCGTTCCCTCGCCGCGGGCGACGTCAACGGCAACGGCTACGACGACATCGTCATCGGCCAGCCGTACACCGCCGAGTCCGGCGCCAAGGCGGGCGGCCAGGTCACGGTGGTGCCGGGCACCTCCACCGGCTTCACCACCACCGGGATGACGACGGTCCACCAGGGCACCGCGGGCGTCGAGGGCGCCGCCGAGTCGGGCGACGCGATGGGCTGGTCGGTCTCGACCGGCGACTTCAACGCCGACGGTTACGCGGACGTCCTCACCGGCGCCCCGAACGAGGACATCACCCGCAGCGGCGCCAACAGGGCCGACGCGGGCGCGGTCTGGCTGCTCAAGGGCGCCTCGGCCGGTCTCACGGGCACCGGCTCGCTCTCCTTCTCCCAGGACACGGCCGGTGTGCCGGGCTCCACCGAGAAGAACGACCGGCTCGGCACCTCCGTCTCGCTGACGGACGTCTCCGGGCACGGCCGGGCGCACCTGCTCATCGGCGCCGAGGGCGAGGACGCGTACAACGGCACGCTCCTCCACCTGCCGAGCACGGCCTCGGGCGTCTCCGTCGCCGGCTCGGCGTACTACGGCGTCACCCAGCTGGGCACGGCGACGGGGGCACGGCTGGGGCAGGTCCTGACCCCGTAG
- a CDS encoding DUF4328 domain-containing protein: MPAHLPHGLAWLRSPVGPGKAAAVAIGAAVATDLFALWSDFLTYDVADRLAGDGFGAVPEADIDRADVLYGVAGVVQTIAVVVAAVLFLVWFQRARVNAEVFDPFGHRMKRGWTCWGWFVPIVNLWFPRRIMEDVWTASSPAGRVPHGLVNSWWTLWIIALIADRLGSTSYRRAGTPEEIRDAVGQVMFADVTHLAAGVLAVLVVLRLTRMQDRKARGGPPVPAV, from the coding sequence GTGCCGGCGCACCTGCCGCACGGGCTCGCCTGGCTGCGTTCGCCCGTCGGGCCCGGGAAGGCGGCCGCCGTGGCGATCGGGGCGGCCGTCGCCACCGACCTCTTCGCGCTCTGGTCCGACTTCCTGACGTACGACGTCGCGGACCGACTGGCGGGCGACGGGTTCGGCGCGGTACCCGAGGCGGACATCGACCGTGCGGACGTGCTCTACGGCGTGGCCGGGGTCGTACAGACGATCGCGGTCGTCGTGGCCGCCGTCCTCTTCCTGGTCTGGTTCCAGCGGGCCCGGGTCAACGCCGAGGTGTTCGACCCGTTCGGGCACCGGATGAAGCGCGGCTGGACCTGCTGGGGCTGGTTCGTGCCGATCGTCAACCTGTGGTTCCCACGCCGGATCATGGAGGACGTCTGGACCGCCAGCAGCCCGGCGGGGCGGGTGCCGCACGGTCTGGTCAACTCCTGGTGGACGCTCTGGATCATCGCGCTGATCGCCGACCGGTTGGGCTCCACCTCCTATCGCCGGGCCGGGACACCCGAGGAGATCCGGGACGCCGTCGGCCAGGTGATGTTCGCGGACGTGACCCACCTGGCCGCCGGTGTCCTCGCCGTCCTCGTGGTCCTGCGCCTCACCCGCATGCAGGACCGGAAGGCCCGCGGCGGCCCCCCTGTCCCAGCCGTGTAA
- a CDS encoding glycoside hydrolase family 20 protein, which produces MNGRRRKAPAKSRRKPLLVGAAVAAVAAGTALTVGLWPGGDPGAPAGGRSSGRGDALAPESSPSPSPSPDRTYPMSRAPRTIPAVREHTPARGPGWRPAKGGRVVVGDKELADEGRLLAKELGLSYAGDGEPRAGDVGLSLTDEDANAESYTLTVGDGRVRISGAREAGVFYGTRTLKQEVHGNATAPEGVVRDSPAKPQRGLMLDIARKHFTAGWIEDRIRELGDLKYNQLGLHFSDDQGFRIASDSHPEVVSQEHLTKAQVRRILALAASRHITVVPEIDSPGHLGAVIAAHPDLQLRNTRGAATRGALDISKPAAAKIVDELLEEYAGLFPGRYWHLGADEYQALTVADPEASYPQLAAAATKAYGSGAGIADLATGWLNDRADTMRGHDRTLRAWNDGIFAGGTVQADEDLQVAYWTGKEIGARQPAEYLRSGRDLLNYNDEYLYYVLGQPNTFVYPTGQRIYEQWTPLVVRGTAPVSREYDDQILGASFAVWCDLSGSQTQAQVAEGIRMPLRALTQKLWDPRKPSSSWTDFKGLAGKLG; this is translated from the coding sequence GTGAACGGGCGTAGGCGCAAGGCACCGGCGAAGTCCCGCAGGAAGCCCCTGCTGGTCGGCGCGGCGGTCGCGGCGGTCGCGGCGGGCACCGCGCTGACCGTCGGACTCTGGCCGGGCGGCGACCCGGGTGCGCCCGCGGGCGGGCGGTCCTCCGGCCGGGGGGACGCCCTGGCCCCCGAGTCCTCCCCGAGCCCGTCACCGTCACCCGATCGTACGTATCCGATGTCGCGGGCTCCCCGCACGATCCCGGCCGTGCGCGAGCACACCCCCGCCCGCGGACCGGGCTGGCGGCCCGCGAAGGGCGGGCGCGTGGTCGTGGGCGACAAGGAGCTCGCGGACGAGGGGCGGCTCCTGGCGAAGGAGCTGGGACTGTCCTACGCGGGCGACGGGGAGCCGCGCGCCGGGGACGTCGGGCTGAGCCTGACGGACGAGGACGCGAACGCCGAGTCGTACACGCTGACCGTCGGGGACGGGCGGGTGCGGATCAGCGGCGCGCGGGAGGCGGGTGTCTTCTACGGCACGCGCACGCTCAAGCAGGAGGTCCACGGGAACGCCACGGCGCCCGAGGGGGTCGTACGGGACTCGCCGGCGAAGCCGCAGCGCGGGCTGATGCTGGACATCGCGCGCAAGCACTTCACCGCCGGGTGGATCGAGGACCGGATCCGTGAGCTGGGCGACCTGAAGTACAACCAGCTCGGGCTGCACTTCTCCGACGACCAGGGGTTCCGGATCGCCTCCGACTCGCACCCCGAGGTCGTCTCGCAGGAGCACCTCACGAAGGCGCAGGTGCGGCGCATCCTCGCGCTCGCCGCGAGCCGCCACATCACCGTCGTGCCCGAGATCGACTCGCCGGGCCACCTCGGCGCCGTGATCGCCGCGCACCCGGACCTCCAGCTGCGCAACACCCGGGGGGCCGCCACGCGGGGCGCGCTGGACATCTCGAAGCCCGCCGCCGCGAAGATCGTGGACGAACTGCTGGAGGAGTACGCCGGCCTCTTCCCCGGCCGGTACTGGCACCTGGGCGCCGACGAGTACCAGGCGCTGACGGTGGCGGACCCGGAGGCCTCCTATCCGCAGCTGGCCGCCGCGGCGACGAAGGCGTACGGATCCGGGGCCGGGATCGCCGACCTGGCGACCGGGTGGCTCAACGACCGGGCGGACACGATGCGCGGGCACGACCGGACCCTGCGCGCCTGGAACGACGGGATCTTCGCCGGGGGCACCGTCCAGGCCGACGAGGACCTCCAGGTCGCGTACTGGACCGGCAAGGAGATCGGCGCGCGGCAGCCGGCCGAGTACCTGCGGTCCGGGCGCGACCTGCTCAACTACAACGACGAGTACCTCTACTACGTCCTCGGGCAGCCCAACACCTTCGTCTACCCGACCGGGCAGCGCATCTACGAGCAGTGGACGCCCCTCGTCGTGCGCGGCACGGCCCCGGTGTCCCGGGAGTACGACGACCAGATCCTCGGCGCGTCCTTCGCCGTCTGGTGCGACCTCTCGGGCTCCCAGACCCAGGCCCAGGTGGCGGAGGGCATCCGGATGCCGCTGCGCGCGCTGACGCAGAAGCTGTGGGACCCGCGCAAGCCGTCCTCGTCGTGGACGGACTTCAAGGGGCTGGCGGGGAAGCTGGGCTGA
- a CDS encoding 2-oxo-4-hydroxy-4-carboxy-5-ureidoimidazoline decarboxylase, with translation MTHLSPDPLPNHAWRPSGRHRTAEEPTLPAHRPSRLPGQASGTPEQSEPPVPAGLRRFNALPADEAGRALLACCGSHRWARLVAAHRPYPDLDSLLAAADEAAYDLTPGDVAEALACESLTLLPDGAYSAAHMALSAAHAAYESRFGHVFVICLDDTSPEDSPDLVLTAISSRLTNDPDEERTHTAEELRRLVRGRLARSLGTTGNGAVPCL, from the coding sequence ATGACACATCTCTCACCCGATCCCCTGCCGAACCATGCGTGGCGCCCGTCCGGGCGCCACCGGACCGCCGAGGAACCCACGCTGCCCGCGCACCGCCCCTCCCGCCTCCCCGGTCAGGCCTCCGGTACACCGGAGCAGTCCGAACCACCGGTTCCCGCCGGGCTGAGGCGGTTCAACGCGCTGCCCGCCGACGAGGCCGGGCGCGCCCTGCTCGCGTGCTGCGGCAGCCACCGCTGGGCCCGCCTGGTCGCCGCGCACCGGCCCTACCCCGATCTGGACTCGCTGCTGGCCGCGGCCGACGAGGCGGCGTACGACCTGACTCCGGGGGACGTCGCCGAGGCCCTGGCCTGCGAATCCCTCACCCTCCTCCCGGACGGCGCGTACTCCGCCGCCCACATGGCCCTGAGCGCCGCCCACGCGGCGTACGAGAGCCGCTTCGGCCACGTCTTCGTGATCTGCCTGGACGACACGTCCCCGGAGGACTCCCCCGACCTGGTCCTGACCGCCATCAGCTCCCGCCTGACGAACGACCCGGACGAGGAACGGACCCACACGGCGGAAGAACTCCGCCGCCTGGTCAGGGGCCGCCTGGCCAGATCGCTCGGCACCACGGGCAACGGCGCGGTCCCGTGCCTCTAG
- the sdhC gene encoding succinate dehydrogenase, cytochrome b556 subunit — protein sequence MPAGTLYRGREGMWSWVAHRVTGVLIFFFLFVHVLDTALVRVSPEDYDKVVATYKTPVVALLEYGLVAAILFHALNGLRVIAVDFWSKGPRYQKQMLWTVVGVWVVLMIGALYPVLGHAAREVFGS from the coding sequence GTGCCGGCTGGAACGCTGTACCGCGGCCGGGAAGGTATGTGGTCCTGGGTGGCTCATCGAGTCACCGGCGTCCTCATCTTCTTCTTCCTGTTCGTACACGTGCTGGACACCGCTCTCGTCCGTGTCTCTCCCGAGGACTACGACAAGGTCGTGGCCACCTACAAGACGCCGGTCGTCGCGCTGCTGGAGTACGGCCTCGTCGCCGCCATCCTCTTCCACGCGCTCAACGGCCTGCGTGTGATCGCCGTCGACTTCTGGTCGAAGGGCCCGCGCTACCAGAAGCAGATGCTCTGGACCGTCGTCGGCGTCTGGGTCGTGCTGATGATCGGCGCCCTGTACCCCGTACTCGGCCACGCCGCTCGTGAAGTCTTCGGGAGCTGA
- a CDS encoding succinate dehydrogenase hydrophobic membrane anchor subunit produces the protein MSTTEKTASGIGPVEGASLYDADNPAPLIEPPRKRTRKTPKSSRGNFEMQAWLFMRLSGIVLVVLVIGHLLIQLVLDGGVSKIGFAFVAGRWASPFWQVWDLLMLWLAMLHGANGLRTVINDYAERANTRLWLKGLLYTATVFTILLGTLVIFTFDPNIR, from the coding sequence ATGTCCACCACCGAGAAGACCGCATCCGGCATCGGCCCCGTGGAGGGCGCGTCCCTCTACGACGCCGACAACCCGGCCCCCCTGATCGAGCCCCCGCGCAAGCGGACCAGGAAGACGCCGAAGTCCTCCCGGGGCAACTTCGAGATGCAGGCCTGGCTCTTCATGCGCCTGTCCGGCATCGTCCTCGTCGTCCTGGTCATCGGCCACCTGCTCATCCAGCTCGTCCTCGACGGCGGCGTCTCCAAGATCGGCTTCGCCTTCGTGGCGGGCCGCTGGGCGTCCCCGTTCTGGCAGGTCTGGGACCTGCTGATGCTGTGGCTCGCGATGCTGCACGGCGCCAACGGTCTGCGCACGGTCATCAACGACTACGCGGAGCGTGCGAACACCCGGCTGTGGCTCAAGGGCCTGCTCTACACCGCCACGGTGTTCACCATCCTGCTGGGCACGCTGGTGATCTTCACCTTCGACCCGAACATCCGCTAG
- the sdhA gene encoding succinate dehydrogenase flavoprotein subunit: MKIHKYDTVIVGAGGAGMRAAIESTKRSRTAVLTKLYPTRSHTGAAQGGMAAALANVEEDNWEWHTFDTVKGGDYLVDQDAAEILAKEAIDAVLDLEKMGLPFNRTPDGTIDQRRFGGHSRNHGEAPVRRSCYAADRTGHMILQTLYQNCVKEGVEFFNEFYVLDQLLVEVDGVKRSAGVVAYELATGEIHVFQAKAVIYASGGTGKFFKVTSNAHTLTGDGQAAVYRRGLPLEDMEFFQFHPTGIWRMGILLTEGARGEGGILRNKDGERFMEKYAPVMKDLASRDVVSRSIYTEIREGRGCGPEGDHVYLDLTHLPPEQLDAKLPDITEFARTYLGIEPYTDPIPIQPTAHYAMGGIPTNVQGEVLSDNTSVVPGLYAAGEVACVSVHGANRLGTNSLLDINVFGKRAGIAAAEYSATVDHIELPEDPASLVVGQIERLRASTGSERVADIRRELQECMDANVMVFRTEQTIKTAVEKIGELRERYLNVSVQDKGKRFNTDLLEAVELGNLLDLAEVMAVSALARKESRGGHYREDYPNRDDVNFMRHTMAYREVGDDGTESIRLDYKPVVQTRYQPMERKY; this comes from the coding sequence ATGAAGATCCACAAGTACGACACCGTCATCGTCGGCGCCGGCGGCGCCGGCATGCGCGCCGCCATCGAGTCGACGAAGCGCAGCCGCACCGCCGTGCTGACGAAGCTCTACCCCACCCGCTCCCACACGGGCGCCGCGCAGGGCGGCATGGCCGCCGCGCTCGCCAACGTGGAGGAGGACAACTGGGAGTGGCACACCTTCGACACGGTCAAGGGCGGTGACTACCTGGTCGACCAGGACGCCGCCGAGATCCTGGCGAAGGAGGCCATCGACGCGGTCCTCGACCTGGAGAAGATGGGCCTGCCGTTCAACCGGACCCCGGACGGCACCATCGACCAGCGCCGCTTCGGCGGGCACTCCCGCAACCACGGCGAGGCCCCGGTCCGCCGGTCCTGCTACGCCGCGGACCGCACCGGCCACATGATCCTCCAGACGCTCTACCAGAACTGCGTCAAGGAGGGCGTGGAGTTCTTCAACGAGTTCTACGTCCTCGACCAGCTGCTCGTGGAGGTCGACGGCGTCAAGCGGTCGGCCGGCGTCGTCGCCTACGAACTGGCGACCGGTGAGATCCACGTCTTCCAGGCGAAGGCCGTGATCTACGCGTCCGGCGGCACCGGCAAGTTCTTCAAGGTGACGTCGAACGCGCACACGCTGACCGGTGACGGCCAGGCCGCGGTCTACCGCCGGGGCCTGCCGCTGGAGGACATGGAGTTCTTCCAGTTCCATCCGACCGGCATCTGGCGCATGGGCATCCTGCTGACGGAGGGCGCCCGCGGTGAGGGCGGCATCCTGCGCAACAAGGACGGCGAGCGCTTCATGGAGAAGTACGCGCCGGTCATGAAGGACCTCGCGTCCCGTGACGTCGTCTCGCGCTCCATCTACACGGAGATCCGTGAAGGCCGCGGCTGCGGTCCCGAGGGCGACCACGTCTACCTCGACCTCACGCACCTGCCGCCGGAGCAGCTCGACGCGAAGCTCCCGGACATCACCGAGTTCGCGCGCACGTACCTCGGTATCGAGCCGTACACGGACCCGATCCCGATCCAGCCCACCGCGCACTACGCCATGGGCGGCATCCCGACGAACGTCCAGGGCGAGGTGCTGAGCGACAACACCAGCGTCGTGCCGGGCCTGTACGCGGCCGGCGAGGTCGCGTGCGTCTCCGTCCACGGGGCGAACCGGCTGGGCACGAACTCGCTGCTCGACATCAACGTCTTCGGGAAGCGCGCGGGCATCGCGGCGGCGGAGTACTCCGCCACGGTCGACCACATCGAGCTGCCCGAGGACCCGGCCTCGCTGGTCGTCGGGCAGATCGAGCGGCTGCGGGCGTCCACGGGCAGCGAGCGCGTGGCGGACATCCGCCGCGAGCTGCAGGAGTGCATGGACGCCAACGTCATGGTGTTCCGCACCGAGCAGACGATCAAGACGGCTGTCGAGAAGATCGGCGAGCTGCGCGAGCGCTACCTGAACGTGTCCGTCCAGGACAAGGGCAAGCGGTTCAACACCGACCTCCTGGAGGCCGTCGAGCTGGGCAACCTGCTCGACCTGGCCGAGGTGATGGCCGTCTCCGCGCTCGCCCGCAAGGAGTCGCGCGGCGGTCACTACCGCGAGGACTACCCCAACCGCGACGACGTGAACTTCATGCGCCACACGATGGCGTACCGCGAGGTCGGCGACGACGGCACCGAGTCCATCCGTCTCGACTACAAGCCGGTCGTCCAGACCCGCTACCAGCCGATGGAGCGTAAGTACTGA
- a CDS encoding succinate dehydrogenase iron-sulfur subunit yields the protein MATPTLDKADEAGTPEPGFADSPYITATFRIRRFNPEVSGEAVWEDFQLEIDPKERVLDALHKIKWDLDGTLTFRRSCAHGICGSDAMRINGKNRLACKTLIKDINPAKPITVEPIKGLTVLKDLVVDMEPFFQAYRDVMPFLITKETNEPTRERLQTAEDRERFDDTTKCILCAACTSSCPVFWNDGQYFGPAAIVNAHRFIFDSRDDAGEQRLEILNDKDGVWRCRTTFNCTDACPRGIEVTKAIQEVKRALITRRF from the coding sequence ATGGCAACCCCGACCCTGGACAAGGCGGACGAGGCCGGCACGCCCGAGCCCGGCTTCGCCGACTCCCCGTACATCACGGCCACCTTCCGCATCCGCCGCTTCAACCCGGAGGTCTCGGGCGAAGCGGTGTGGGAGGACTTCCAGCTGGAGATCGATCCCAAGGAGCGTGTCCTCGACGCGCTGCACAAGATCAAGTGGGACCTGGACGGCACCCTGACGTTCCGGCGGTCCTGCGCGCACGGCATCTGCGGCTCGGACGCCATGCGGATCAACGGCAAGAACCGGCTGGCCTGCAAGACGCTGATCAAGGACATCAACCCGGCCAAGCCCATCACGGTCGAGCCCATCAAGGGCCTCACCGTGCTGAAGGACCTGGTCGTGGACATGGAGCCGTTCTTCCAGGCGTACCGCGACGTGATGCCGTTCCTCATCACGAAGGAGACGAACGAGCCGACGCGCGAGCGTCTGCAGACGGCGGAGGACCGGGAGCGCTTCGACGACACGACGAAGTGCATCCTCTGCGCCGCCTGCACGTCCTCCTGCCCGGTGTTCTGGAACGACGGCCAGTACTTCGGCCCGGCGGCCATCGTGAACGCCCACCGCTTCATCTTCGACTCGCGTGACGACGCCGGGGAGCAGCGGCTGGAGATCCTCAACGACAAGGACGGCGTGTGGCGTTGCCGCACGACGTTCAACTGCACGGACGCCTGCCCGCGCGGTATCGAGGTCACGAAGGCGATCCAGGAGGTCAAGCGGGCGCTGATCACGCGCCGCTTCTGA
- a CDS encoding TM2 domain-containing protein, translating to MTVPTPATPYGVDPQGRPYSDKSKIVAGILQIFLGSLGIGRFYVGSVGVGVAQLLTCGGLGIWALVDGILFLTSNDRTDKQGRVLRG from the coding sequence ATGACCGTCCCCACTCCCGCCACCCCGTACGGTGTCGACCCGCAGGGCCGCCCCTACTCCGACAAGTCGAAGATCGTCGCGGGCATCCTGCAGATCTTCCTCGGCTCGCTCGGCATCGGCCGCTTCTACGTCGGCTCCGTCGGCGTGGGTGTCGCGCAGCTCCTGACCTGCGGTGGTCTGGGCATCTGGGCGCTCGTCGACGGCATCCTGTTCCTCACCAGCAACGACCGCACCGACAAGCAGGGCCGTGTGCTGCGCGGCTGA